The Natranaerobius trueperi genome window below encodes:
- a CDS encoding biotin transporter BioY, which translates to MSKMSIKELALIALFAALTAILAYVYLPIPISPVPITGQTMGVMLAGALLGAKKGFISQIVYLLIGIAGFPVFAGGFGGITTLVGPTGGYLLSYPFAAYIIGILVERVENKIGFHYWTLLISTLTLGGMIVIYIPGVIQMALITQIPISLAILEGVVPFLIGDIAKVIATAFVVRSCHALAVKERFSL; encoded by the coding sequence ATGAGTAAAATGAGTATTAAAGAATTAGCTCTAATAGCTTTATTTGCTGCTTTAACTGCAATTCTCGCCTATGTTTATTTACCTATTCCCATCAGCCCTGTCCCAATAACTGGACAAACTATGGGAGTTATGCTTGCAGGTGCATTATTAGGTGCAAAGAAAGGGTTTATTAGTCAGATAGTATATCTATTAATAGGGATAGCAGGTTTTCCGGTGTTTGCAGGAGGCTTTGGAGGAATTACTACTCTTGTAGGCCCTACTGGAGGGTATCTGTTGTCATATCCTTTTGCAGCCTATATTATTGGAATTTTAGTTGAACGAGTTGAAAATAAAATTGGATTTCATTATTGGACACTACTAATCTCAACTTTAACACTAGGTGGAATGATAGTTATCTATATACCCGGTGTGATACAGATGGCTTTAATTACTCAAATTCCTATCAGTTTAGCTATACTTGAAGGAGTTGTTCCGTTTTTAATTGGTGATATTGCAAAAGTAATCGCAACTGCATTTGTAGTAAGAAGTTGTCATGCTCTAGCTGTAAAAGAACGGTTTTCATTATAA
- a CDS encoding DNA polymerase IV: MSSRTIFHIDVNSAYLSWEATSRLQKGEQLDIRTVPSVIGGDSDKRQGIVLAKSIPAKHIYNIQTGETLNSACKKCPNLLIVPPNYSLYLQCSNAMVELLTNYSPIIERYSVDEVFLDFTNMENHHGHYLEAAQQMKESIKNELGFTVNIGIGSNKLLAKMASEFKKPDQIHTLFPGDLSRKLWPLPVNNLFMVGKATEKKLRDRGISTIGELANTSREKLKLWLKSHGLLIWNYANGIEQSPVRSEGIPIKGLGNSTTTPRNITERETAELLLLSLTEKVATRLRKINQSTKLISISIKNDQFNMYSKQKKLSISINSTLDIFKVAKQIFEELWQGEPIRHMGVSLSSLSNNDFYQYSLFDYHSSSHNLDKVIDQIRDKHGETSIIRSSFLYSSIPPFSGGVDTVEDYPMMSSLL; this comes from the coding sequence ATGAGTTCTCGAACAATCTTTCATATCGATGTTAATTCTGCCTATTTGTCATGGGAAGCAACTTCAAGGCTACAAAAAGGAGAACAGTTAGATATTAGAACTGTGCCATCGGTTATTGGTGGTGATAGTGATAAGCGCCAAGGTATTGTACTAGCAAAATCTATTCCTGCTAAACACATATACAATATTCAAACTGGTGAAACTCTAAACAGTGCCTGTAAAAAGTGTCCTAATCTATTAATTGTTCCTCCGAACTATTCATTATATCTTCAATGTAGTAACGCTATGGTTGAACTTTTGACAAATTACTCTCCGATAATCGAGCGTTATTCTGTCGATGAAGTTTTCTTAGATTTTACTAATATGGAAAACCACCATGGACATTATCTAGAAGCTGCACAACAAATGAAAGAATCCATTAAAAATGAATTAGGGTTCACTGTAAATATCGGGATCGGATCTAACAAACTTTTAGCTAAAATGGCCTCTGAATTTAAAAAACCTGACCAGATACATACATTATTTCCAGGCGATCTTTCTAGGAAATTATGGCCTTTGCCTGTTAATAATCTTTTTATGGTAGGTAAAGCAACAGAAAAGAAATTACGTGATCGAGGTATTTCAACTATTGGTGAACTAGCTAACACCTCGCGTGAAAAATTAAAACTATGGTTAAAAAGTCATGGTTTATTAATATGGAATTATGCAAATGGAATCGAGCAATCCCCTGTACGATCCGAAGGAATTCCCATTAAAGGTCTAGGTAACTCAACAACTACACCAAGAAATATTACTGAAAGGGAAACAGCAGAACTTTTATTATTATCTCTAACTGAGAAAGTAGCAACTAGACTTCGTAAAATTAATCAATCTACAAAACTAATTTCTATATCTATAAAAAATGATCAGTTTAATATGTATTCTAAACAAAAAAAGTTATCTATCTCAATAAATTCAACCCTAGATATATTTAAAGTAGCTAAACAAATTTTTGAAGAGTTATGGCAAGGAGAACCAATTAGACACATGGGAGTTTCTTTATCATCTCTATCAAATAATGATTTTTATCAGTATTCTTTATTTGATTATCACTCTAGTTCTCATAATCTTGATAAGGTTATAGATCAAATCAGAGATAAACATGGTGAAACTTCAATAATCCGCTCTTCTTTTTTATATTCATCAATACCTCCTTTTTCAGGTGGAGTTGATACTGTTGAGGATTATCCTATGATGTCAAGCTTATTGTAG
- the thiT gene encoding energy-coupled thiamine transporter ThiT, with product MTNTSTNVRMIAELGVALALALILNMFKLFQMPYGGSVSLEMLPIVIMAFRWGIKSGILAGAGYGLLRLATGATAIHWVQYLLDYPVAFASLGLAGIFASWVNKSDNKVPPIVYGILVGTLARFVAHFTSGLVFFGEYAPEGQSEFMYSLIYNTTFLAPEGLITMIAVSLLALNKSSSEFFTTSTYS from the coding sequence ATGACTAACACATCAACAAATGTAAGAATGATAGCTGAGCTTGGGGTAGCTCTAGCTCTCGCACTAATTTTGAACATGTTCAAATTATTCCAAATGCCCTATGGCGGATCAGTTAGTTTAGAAATGTTACCAATCGTTATTATGGCATTCAGATGGGGCATAAAGTCAGGTATACTAGCAGGAGCTGGCTATGGGCTCTTACGTTTGGCTACCGGTGCAACTGCTATTCATTGGGTTCAATATCTTCTCGATTATCCAGTGGCATTTGCAAGTTTAGGATTAGCAGGTATATTTGCATCTTGGGTTAATAAAAGTGATAATAAAGTTCCGCCAATAGTCTATGGAATACTTGTTGGAACTTTAGCACGTTTCGTTGCTCATTTTACTTCCGGATTGGTGTTTTTTGGGGAATATGCTCCGGAAGGCCAAAGTGAATTTATGTATTCTTTAATCTATAATACAACTTTTCTAGCTCCAGAGGGATTAATCACAATGATAGCTGTTAGTTTACTCGCACTTAACAAAAGTTCTAGTGAGTTTTTTACGACTTCAACTTATAGCTAA
- a CDS encoding O-methyltransferase has translation MDENILKYISGFITLDNENLKLIETEEKQRDDTQPSIELEIGKLLGLLARLMDAKNVLELGTCLGYSTIWLGEAVKSTNGKVLSIERGSKLYQDAKKNIERAKLENYVELLLGDVSQVIYDLQGPYDIIFQDSQKSLYPKLLDKTIELTKPGGLIIADDTLFKIKGAPRNLGASMDEYNKLVFDDNRLYSTILPVGDGVTISYKLKS, from the coding sequence ATGGACGAAAATATACTGAAATATATTAGTGGATTTATTACTCTAGATAATGAAAATTTAAAATTAATAGAAACAGAGGAGAAACAAAGAGATGATACTCAGCCTAGTATTGAATTAGAAATAGGGAAACTTTTAGGTTTATTAGCTAGGCTAATGGATGCAAAAAATGTTTTGGAATTAGGAACTTGTCTTGGTTATTCAACTATTTGGTTAGGTGAAGCAGTTAAAAGTACTAATGGAAAAGTACTATCTATTGAAAGGGGCTCTAAATTATATCAAGATGCGAAAAAGAATATAGAAAGGGCAAAATTAGAAAACTATGTTGAACTCTTATTAGGTGATGTATCCCAAGTAATTTATGATTTACAAGGTCCGTATGATATTATTTTTCAAGATTCGCAAAAATCTCTATATCCGAAATTACTAGATAAAACAATTGAGCTAACTAAACCCGGAGGGTTAATAATAGCTGATGATACTTTATTTAAAATAAAGGGGGCTCCCAGAAATTTGGGAGCCTCAATGGATGAATACAATAAACTAGTATTTGATGATAATCGACTTTATAGTACTATTCTTCCTGTGGGAGATGGTGTCACTATTAGCTATAAGTTGAAGTCGTAA